From one Lycium ferocissimum isolate CSIRO_LF1 chromosome 7, AGI_CSIRO_Lferr_CH_V1, whole genome shotgun sequence genomic stretch:
- the LOC132064773 gene encoding DUF21 domain-containing protein At4g33700 isoform X1, with translation MAVEYRCCETGFFIHIVIIVFLVAFAGLMSGLTLGLMSLSLVDLEVLARSGTPSDRKNAEKILPVVKNQHLLLCTLLICNAAAMEALPIFLDGLVTAWGAILISVTLILLFGEIIPQSLCSRYGLAIGAATAPIVRVLVWICFPIAYPISKLLDFLLGHGNKALFRRAELKTLVNLHGNEAGKGGELTRDETMIIAGALELHDKTANDAMTPISEIFAIDINAKLDRNLMNLILEKGHSRIPVYYDQPTNIIGLILVKNLLTVHPEDGTPVKNVTIRTIPRVPDSMHLDDILNEFQKGHSHMAVVVRQCNKDMDASKSPVENPVKDVRVDIDGEKTTPEKSLKTKRSLQKWKSFPNGGNASFKGTRSKKWTKNMYSDILRIDGNPLPKLPEEEEVVGIITMEDVIEELLQEEIFDETDHHEEDS, from the exons ATGGCGGTGGAGTATAGATGTTGTGAGACAGGGTTCTTTATACATATTGTGATAATTGTATTTCTGGTAGCTTTTGCTGGGTTGATGTCTGGTCTTACGTTAGGACTTATGTCCCTCAGTTTAGTTGATCTGGAAGTTCTTGCAAGGTCTGGAACTCCTTCTGATCGTAAAAATGCTG AGAAGATCTTGCCTGTTGTAAAAAATCAGCATCTTTTGCTTTGCACCCTGCTTATTTGCAATGCTGCTGCGATGGAG GCACTTCCCATTTTTCTCGACGGCCTAGTTACGGCTTGGGGTGCTATACTGATTTCTGTCACGTTGATTCTTCTGTTTGGTGAG ATCATACCACAATCTCTTTGCTCAAGATATGGACTTGCAATAGGTGCAGCTACAGCCCCAATTGTTCGTGTTCTTGTTTGGATCTGTTTTCCTATTGCATATCCAATAAGCAAG CTGTTGGACTTTCTGCTGGGACATGGAAATAAAGCTCTTTTCCGACGAGCTGAGTTGAAAACTCTAGTAAATTTGCATGGGAATGAG GCTGGTAAAGGCGGAGAACTTACACGTGATGAAACAATGATAATTGCTGGTGCTCTTGAGCTGCATGACAAAACAGCTAATGATGCGATGACCCCGATATCTGAAATCTTTGCCATTGATATTAATGCAAAGCTGGACAG GAATCTGATGAACTTGATTTTGGAGAAAGGGCATAGCAGGATACCGGTCTACTATGACCAACCTACAAACATAATAGGGCTAATTCTG GTCAAGAATTTGTTGACCGTCCATCCAGAAGATGGAACTCCTGTGAAGAACGTTACCATCCGAACAATCCCAAG GGTCCCAGATTCTATGCATTTGGATGACATACTGAATGAGTTTCAGAAAGGTCATAGCCATATGGCTGTGGTTGTAAGACAGTGCAACAAGGATATGGATGCTAGCAAATCCCCTGTAGAGA ATCCCGTGAAAGATGTCAGGGTAGACATTGATGGTGAAAAGACTACACCCGAGAAGAGTCTGAAGACAAAGCGATCATTGCAGAAGTGGAAGAGTTTTCCTAATGGTGGAAATGCTTCATTCAAAGGTACTAGGAGCAAAAAGTGGACAAAAAATATGTATTCGGACATTCTGCGAATAGATGGAAATCCCCTGCCAAAACTCCCAGAAGAGGAAGAGGTTGTTGGAATAATAACTATGGAAGATGTTATTGAAGAGCTTTTACAG GAGGAAATCTTTGATGAGACGGATCACCATGAGGAGGATTCATGA
- the LOC132064773 gene encoding DUF21 domain-containing protein At4g33700 isoform X2 produces MAVEYRCCETGFFIHIVIIVFLVAFAGLMSGLTLGLMSLSLVDLEVLARSGTPSDRKNAEKILPVVKNQHLLLCTLLICNAAAMEIIPQSLCSRYGLAIGAATAPIVRVLVWICFPIAYPISKLLDFLLGHGNKALFRRAELKTLVNLHGNEAGKGGELTRDETMIIAGALELHDKTANDAMTPISEIFAIDINAKLDRNLMNLILEKGHSRIPVYYDQPTNIIGLILVKNLLTVHPEDGTPVKNVTIRTIPRVPDSMHLDDILNEFQKGHSHMAVVVRQCNKDMDASKSPVENPVKDVRVDIDGEKTTPEKSLKTKRSLQKWKSFPNGGNASFKGTRSKKWTKNMYSDILRIDGNPLPKLPEEEEVVGIITMEDVIEELLQEEIFDETDHHEEDS; encoded by the exons ATGGCGGTGGAGTATAGATGTTGTGAGACAGGGTTCTTTATACATATTGTGATAATTGTATTTCTGGTAGCTTTTGCTGGGTTGATGTCTGGTCTTACGTTAGGACTTATGTCCCTCAGTTTAGTTGATCTGGAAGTTCTTGCAAGGTCTGGAACTCCTTCTGATCGTAAAAATGCTG AGAAGATCTTGCCTGTTGTAAAAAATCAGCATCTTTTGCTTTGCACCCTGCTTATTTGCAATGCTGCTGCGATGGAG ATCATACCACAATCTCTTTGCTCAAGATATGGACTTGCAATAGGTGCAGCTACAGCCCCAATTGTTCGTGTTCTTGTTTGGATCTGTTTTCCTATTGCATATCCAATAAGCAAG CTGTTGGACTTTCTGCTGGGACATGGAAATAAAGCTCTTTTCCGACGAGCTGAGTTGAAAACTCTAGTAAATTTGCATGGGAATGAG GCTGGTAAAGGCGGAGAACTTACACGTGATGAAACAATGATAATTGCTGGTGCTCTTGAGCTGCATGACAAAACAGCTAATGATGCGATGACCCCGATATCTGAAATCTTTGCCATTGATATTAATGCAAAGCTGGACAG GAATCTGATGAACTTGATTTTGGAGAAAGGGCATAGCAGGATACCGGTCTACTATGACCAACCTACAAACATAATAGGGCTAATTCTG GTCAAGAATTTGTTGACCGTCCATCCAGAAGATGGAACTCCTGTGAAGAACGTTACCATCCGAACAATCCCAAG GGTCCCAGATTCTATGCATTTGGATGACATACTGAATGAGTTTCAGAAAGGTCATAGCCATATGGCTGTGGTTGTAAGACAGTGCAACAAGGATATGGATGCTAGCAAATCCCCTGTAGAGA ATCCCGTGAAAGATGTCAGGGTAGACATTGATGGTGAAAAGACTACACCCGAGAAGAGTCTGAAGACAAAGCGATCATTGCAGAAGTGGAAGAGTTTTCCTAATGGTGGAAATGCTTCATTCAAAGGTACTAGGAGCAAAAAGTGGACAAAAAATATGTATTCGGACATTCTGCGAATAGATGGAAATCCCCTGCCAAAACTCCCAGAAGAGGAAGAGGTTGTTGGAATAATAACTATGGAAGATGTTATTGAAGAGCTTTTACAG GAGGAAATCTTTGATGAGACGGATCACCATGAGGAGGATTCATGA
- the LOC132064774 gene encoding probable pectin methylesterase CGR3 has protein sequence MSRRPTRRLADNGSIPFVGSLHPKSRPSPLLSLGLLVGALLIIGYVYHGSGGRSAADALSRLEGGASCTAELHRALPVLKKAYGDNMRKVLHVGPETCSVVSKLLKEEDTEAWGIEPYDLDETDSNCKALVHKGIVRVADIKFPLPYRSKSFSLVIVSDAVDYLSPRYLNKTLPELARVATDGLVILSGYPGQQRVKVAELSKFGRPAKLRSSSWWIRFFIQTSLEENETATKKFEQAAAKRSYKPTCQVFHLKPLLR, from the exons ATGTCAAGAAGGCCAACTCGCCGTCTTGCAGATAATGGGAGCATTCCATTTGTGGGCTCCTTACACCCCAAATCACGTCCATCTCCTTTATTGTCCTTGGGACTTCTTGTG GGTGCATTGCTGATCATTGGTTACGTATATCATGGTTCAG GTGGAAGAAGTGCAGCAGATGCTCTTAGTAGACTTGAAG GTGGTGCTTCATGCACAGCTGAGCTTCACAGAGCATTACCTGTACTGAAGAAAGCATATGGGGATAACATGCGTAAAGTGTTGCATGTAGGCCCTGAAACTTGTTCAGTGGTCTCTAAACTATTAAAAGAAGAGGATACCGAAGCTTGGGGCATTGAACCATATGATTTAGATGAAACCGATAGCAACTGCAAGGCTCTTGTTCACAAAGGGATTGTGCGAGTAGCCGATATTAAGTTTCCTCTTCCCTACCGTTCAAAGTCGTTCTCTCTTGTCATAGTGTCTGATGCAGTGGATTACTTGTCTCCAAGATACCTTAACAAAACTCTTCCAGAGTTGGCAAGGGTGGCTACTGATGGTTTAGTTATTTTATCTG GTTATCCTGGTCAGCAAAGGGTTAAAGTGGCGGAGCTGTCAAAATTTGGCCGGCCA GCCAAATTGCGGAGCTCATCCTGGTGGATTAGATTTTTCATTCAAACCAGCTTAGAAGAGAATGAAACAGCAACTAAGAAATTTGAACAAGCAGCAGCCAAGAGGTCTTATAAGCCAACCTGCCAAGTTTTCCACCTCAAACCACTTCTTCGTTGA
- the LOC132064775 gene encoding protein trichome birefringence-like 13, which translates to MANQWKKVKQPSSLPISPSCLFLSLLSFASLFLAFSLFNTSSPQTNSLNNKLLYSKSCNFTHGRWIYDPSINSPPRYDNTCKEIYKGWSCIGSNKSNALDIVKWRWKPYQCDLPQFDPLHFLQRFRNTNIGFVGDSLNRNMFVSLFCTLKWVSGDVKKWRPAGADRGFTFLKYNLTISYHRTNLLARYSRWSVNVNGGVLESLGYKEGYRVDVDVPEGTWAEAPSFHDILIFNTGHWWWAPSKFDPVKSPMLFFEKGNPVVPSVSPDSGLDMVLKHMISYVDKRMRPSTTLFMRTQSPRHFEGGDWDQGGSCQRSLPLWPQEVEKLFSLQNNGTNVEVRLVNQHLYRAFEGTRFHMLDISHMSEFRADAHPATAGGKKHDDCMHWCLPGLTDIWNDLFVAYLSNIEDRT; encoded by the exons ATGGCGAATCAATGGAAGAAAGTGAAGCAACCCTCTTCTTTACCAATATCTCCTTCTTGTCTAttcctctctcttctctccttcGCTTCTCTCTTCCTCGCTTTCTCTCTCTTCAACACCTCATCACCTCAAACCAATTCCCTGAATAACAAACTCTTATACTCCAAGTCGTGCAACTTCACTCATGGCCGTTGGATTTACGATCCGAGTATCAACTCCCCCCCGCGCTATGATAACACTTGTAAAGAGATCTATAAAGGATGGAGTTGCATTGGCAGTAACAAATCAAATGCGCTTGACATTGTTAAATGGCGTTGGAAACCCTATCAATGTGATTTACCTCAATTTGATCCtcttcacttccttcaacgctTCAGAAACACCAATATCG GGTTTGTTGGGGACTCCTTAAACAGGAACATGTTTGTTTCACTTTTCTGCACTTTGAAGTGGGTATCAGGCGATGTGAAAAAGTGGCGCCCTGCTGGGGCTGATCGTGGTTTCACCTTTCTGAAGTATAACCTTACTATCTCGTATCATCGGACAAATCTTTTGGCTCGTTACAGCAG GTGGTCAGTCAATGTCAATGGAGGGGTACTGGAATCTCTAGGATATAAGGAGGGTTATAGAGTTGATGTTGATGTACCAGAAGGAACATGGGCGGAAGCGCCAAGTTTCCAcgacattctcatctttaataCGGGTCACTG GTGGTGGGCTCCTTCGAAGTTTGATCCAGTAAAGTCACCCATGCTTTTCTTTGAAAAGGGCAATCCTGTGGTGCCTTCAGTGTCTCCCGACAGTGGGCTTGATATGGTATTAAAGCATATG ATATCTTATGTGGATAAAAGAATGCGACCTAGCACGACACTGTTCATGCGAACCCAATCCCCAAGGCATTTTGAAGGAGGTGACTGGGACCAAGGTGGCTCTTGCCAGCGGTCACTGCCTCTCTGGCCTCAAGAG GTGGAGAAACTCTTTTCCCTTCAAAACAACGGAACAAATGTGGAGGTTCGCCTTGTGAACCAGCATCTGTACAGGGCCTTTGAAGGCACTAGATTTCATATGCTAGACATATCTCATATGAGTGAGTTTAGAGCCGATGCCCATCCGGCTACAGCAGGTGGGAAGAAACATGATGATTGCATGCACTGGTGCTTACCAGGACTTACAGATATCTGGAACGACTTGTTTGTAGCATATTTAAGCAATATCGAAGATAGGACCTAA
- the LOC132062796 gene encoding pathogenesis-related leaf protein 4-like, protein MEISKLSTTLVVLMALAMAHSSLAQNLPKDIVMVHNKARAEVGAPLPPLKWNETLAKYAHDYSSTRLAECTLVHSDSPYGENLAMGYGEFSAVEAVNLWVGEKPNYDYATNSCKQGMCGHYTQVVWKNTLQVGCARLKCDNGEAWFVSCNYYPPGNYIGEKPY, encoded by the coding sequence atggaGATCTCAAAGCTTTCAACAACCCTTGTTGTGCTCATGGCCTTAGCCATGGCTCATTCTTCATTGGCCCAAAATTTGCCCAAAGATATCGTTATGGTCCACAACAAGGCCCGTGCTGAAGTTGGTGCCCCACTCCCACCACTAAAATGGAACGAAACACTTGCAAAATATGCTCACGATTATTCCTCCACTAGATTAGCTGAATGTACATTGGTACATTCAGATTCACCCTATGGTGAAAATCTTGCCATGGGCTACGGTGAATTTTCGGCCGTTGAAGCCGTTAACTTGTGGGTAGGAGAGAAACCTAACTACGATTATGCCACAAACTCTTGCAAGCAAGGGATGTGCGGACATTATACTCAGGTGGTCTGGAAAAACACACTTCAAGTTGGATGTGCAAGGTTGAAATGCGATAATGGTGAAGCGTGGTTTGTGTCATGCAACTATTATCCCCCTGGCAATTACATTGGCGAGAAACCTTATTGA